A stretch of the Comamonas testosteroni TK102 genome encodes the following:
- the lysM gene encoding peptidoglycan-binding protein LysM, with protein MGLFSFIKEAGEKLFGGSDAHAAAPAEDLNAKAAQAIASYINTQNLGVSDLQVQFDGSQGKVTVNGTAPTQAIKEKVTLCCGNVANVQSVDNLMTVTNPEPEAQYHDVVRGDTLSAISKKYYGDANKYNVIFEANKPMLSNPDRIYPGQKLRIPTL; from the coding sequence ATGGGTCTGTTCAGTTTCATCAAGGAAGCCGGAGAAAAACTGTTTGGCGGCAGTGACGCACATGCTGCTGCACCGGCCGAAGACTTGAATGCCAAGGCGGCTCAAGCGATCGCCAGCTATATCAACACCCAGAATCTTGGCGTATCCGACCTGCAGGTTCAGTTCGATGGCTCTCAAGGCAAGGTGACGGTCAACGGGACCGCCCCCACTCAGGCCATCAAGGAAAAAGTGACGCTGTGCTGCGGCAATGTGGCCAATGTCCAATCCGTGGACAACCTGATGACGGTGACCAACCCCGAGCCGGAAGCCCAGTACCACGATGTGGTGCGCGGCGACACTCTGTCGGCCATCTCCAAGAAGTACTATGGCGACGCCAACAAGTACAACGTGATTTTTGAAGCCAACAAGCCCATGCTCAGCAACCCGGACAGGATCTATCCCGGCCAGAAGCTGCGTATCCCGACGCTGTAA
- the galE gene encoding UDP-glucose 4-epimerase GalE, with the protein MKTLLTGGAGYIGSHTAIELLGQGHEVVIFDNFSNSHPEAIRRVEQITGRTIAVINGDVRDQAALEQALREHGIDSVVHFAGKKAVGESVSQPVDYYDNNVNGTLVLLRAMKKHGVRNLVFSSSATVYGSPQYLPLNEVHPTSATNPYGRSKLMVEEILSDLYHSDCQWSLAVLRYFNPIGAHASGLIGEDPSDIPNNLLPFVAQVAVGRREKLQIFGGDYDTVDGTGVRDYIHVVDLARGHVKALEKLAGLAKPELLTINLGTGNGYSVLEVLHAFEKACGKTLPYAITDRRPGDVASCYADPDHALKTLGWQAEHDLDTMCADTWRWQSQNPNGYRPD; encoded by the coding sequence ATGAAAACTCTGCTCACAGGCGGCGCCGGCTATATCGGCAGTCATACCGCCATTGAACTGCTAGGCCAAGGCCATGAAGTCGTTATTTTCGACAACTTCAGCAACAGCCATCCTGAAGCCATCCGCCGCGTGGAGCAAATCACTGGACGCACCATTGCCGTGATCAATGGCGATGTACGCGATCAGGCGGCGCTCGAGCAGGCATTGCGGGAGCATGGCATTGACAGCGTTGTGCACTTTGCCGGCAAAAAGGCCGTGGGCGAATCCGTTAGCCAGCCGGTGGACTACTACGACAACAACGTGAACGGCACCCTGGTGCTGCTGCGCGCCATGAAAAAGCACGGTGTGCGTAATCTGGTGTTCAGCTCTTCGGCGACAGTCTATGGATCGCCGCAATACTTGCCACTCAATGAAGTGCATCCCACTTCGGCCACCAATCCTTATGGCCGCAGCAAACTGATGGTGGAAGAGATTCTGTCTGACCTCTACCACTCCGATTGCCAATGGTCGCTGGCCGTGCTGCGCTACTTCAATCCGATTGGCGCCCATGCCAGCGGCCTGATTGGTGAAGACCCCTCAGACATTCCCAATAACCTGCTGCCTTTTGTGGCACAGGTCGCCGTGGGCCGCCGTGAAAAACTGCAGATCTTCGGTGGTGACTACGACACTGTGGATGGCACAGGTGTGCGTGACTACATTCATGTCGTGGACCTGGCTCGAGGTCACGTCAAGGCGCTCGAAAAGCTGGCCGGCCTGGCCAAGCCAGAGCTGCTAACCATCAACCTGGGTACAGGCAATGGTTACAGCGTGCTCGAAGTGCTGCATGCCTTCGAAAAAGCCTGCGGCAAGACCCTGCCTTATGCGATCACAGACCGGCGCCCCGGAGATGTGGCCAGTTGCTATGCAGACCCCGATCACGCCCTCAAAACCCTGGGCTGGCAAGCCGAGCATGATCTGGACACCATGTGCGCCGACACCTGGCGCTGGCAAAGCCAGAACCCCAACGGCTACCGGCCGGACTAG
- a CDS encoding rhodanese-like domain-containing protein: MSNTTPIQPAAGYAGDVPPELAWQWLQAGEAVLVDVRTDAEREWVGKVPGAVAVAWKQWPGMAANPNFDAELRAAVPEGRKVVLLCRSGVRSVAAAQRAAGLGIEAYNILEGFEGDVDASGQRGRLGGWRKRGLPWHQ, from the coding sequence ATGAGCAATACGACCCCTATTCAGCCCGCTGCCGGCTATGCGGGCGATGTGCCGCCAGAGCTGGCCTGGCAATGGCTGCAGGCTGGCGAGGCGGTTCTGGTCGATGTGCGCACCGATGCCGAGCGTGAGTGGGTGGGCAAGGTGCCGGGCGCTGTCGCCGTGGCCTGGAAACAATGGCCAGGCATGGCCGCCAACCCGAACTTTGATGCCGAGCTGCGAGCTGCAGTCCCCGAGGGCCGGAAAGTGGTGCTGCTGTGCCGCAGCGGAGTGCGCTCAGTGGCCGCGGCCCAGCGCGCAGCCGGTCTGGGGATCGAGGCCTACAACATTCTTGAGGGTTTCGAAGGCGATGTGGATGCCAGCGGTCAGCGCGGCCGGCTTGGAGGCTGGCGCAAGCGCGGCCTGCCCTGGCATCAGTAA
- a CDS encoding M48 family metallopeptidase: MSSGDSLQQAWQWLVPPVVGDGRGGLMPRKRRPSGTEATAQRSEQAELELEKIQLLAPASVPVEAIDLEKNEPATFLAHPAASHSARLQGSDVAYLLRRSARRSIGFSVGQQGLEVTAPQWVAMPEIESALQTKAGWIVRKLQEAGQRQQIKQEARILWQDGGVLDYLGQPMSLRLTGGASSLLATHQTHREQGADGSQSLHLPLPAQAPAAQVRAAVQAWILREARSYFTARMLHHAATMDVRWNALRLTSASTRWGSANSSGIIRLNWRLMQHSPQIIDYVVVHELAHLHHMDHSPQFWAVVAQVLPDWKQLRRALRDRPLPVWE, encoded by the coding sequence ATGTCCTCAGGCGATAGCTTGCAGCAAGCTTGGCAATGGCTGGTGCCGCCTGTGGTGGGGGACGGGCGGGGCGGGCTGATGCCGCGCAAGCGCCGCCCCTCCGGCACTGAGGCCACTGCACAGCGCTCGGAGCAAGCCGAGCTGGAATTGGAGAAGATTCAGCTTTTAGCGCCTGCCAGTGTTCCGGTGGAAGCCATCGATCTGGAAAAGAATGAGCCCGCCACATTCCTGGCGCATCCGGCGGCCAGCCACAGTGCCCGTCTGCAAGGAAGTGACGTGGCTTATCTGCTGCGCCGTTCGGCGCGCCGCAGCATTGGCTTCAGCGTAGGCCAGCAAGGGCTTGAGGTCACCGCTCCGCAATGGGTGGCCATGCCCGAGATCGAATCAGCGCTGCAGACCAAGGCAGGCTGGATTGTGCGCAAGCTGCAGGAGGCCGGCCAGCGACAGCAGATCAAGCAGGAGGCACGCATTCTCTGGCAGGACGGGGGCGTGCTGGACTATCTGGGGCAGCCCATGAGCTTGCGGCTGACAGGAGGTGCATCATCTCTGCTGGCGACTCACCAGACGCATCGAGAGCAGGGGGCCGATGGTTCGCAAAGCCTGCATCTGCCTTTGCCAGCGCAGGCTCCGGCGGCTCAGGTGCGCGCAGCCGTTCAGGCCTGGATACTGCGCGAGGCTCGTAGCTATTTCACGGCTCGCATGCTGCACCATGCGGCCACCATGGACGTGCGCTGGAATGCGCTGCGCCTGACAAGTGCCAGCACACGCTGGGGCAGCGCCAACAGCAGCGGGATCATTCGCCTGAACTGGCGGCTGATGCAGCACAGCCCGCAAATCATCGACTATGTGGTGGTGCATGAACTCGCGCATCTGCACCACATGGACCACAGCCCACAATTCTGGGCGGTGGTGGCACAGGTTCTGCCCGACTGGAAGCAGTTGCGCAGAGCATTGAGAGACAGGCCTCTGCCCGTGTGGGAATAG
- a CDS encoding lysophospholipid acyltransferase family protein yields MSLIRSVLHMLWMAITVIPYTFAVLLAKWTSGSSTKAYSAARAWLKLSVDSARVIMGVRYQVQGMENLPADPKQGVVLLVKHQSTYETFLMPAIMPRPLAYVFKKELLKVPFFGWSIGALDMIHIDRAQRSRAFHKVVEQGKRLLDQGIWVIMFPEGTRVNRGEVGEYKTGAARLAIMTGAPVVPIAVTSAKCWPRKAFIKKPGVVDVSIGKPIASAGRKHDELMAEVEAWIESEMQRLDPEAYRK; encoded by the coding sequence ATGTCCCTGATTCGCTCTGTCCTCCACATGCTGTGGATGGCCATTACCGTTATTCCCTACACTTTCGCGGTGCTGCTGGCCAAGTGGACCAGCGGCTCGTCGACCAAGGCTTACAGCGCTGCCCGCGCTTGGCTCAAACTCTCGGTGGACAGCGCCCGTGTGATCATGGGGGTGCGGTATCAGGTGCAGGGTATGGAAAACCTGCCTGCCGATCCCAAGCAAGGGGTGGTGCTGCTGGTCAAGCACCAGTCTACCTACGAGACTTTTCTGATGCCTGCCATCATGCCGCGTCCGCTGGCCTATGTGTTCAAGAAGGAGCTGCTGAAGGTGCCGTTCTTTGGCTGGTCCATCGGTGCACTGGACATGATTCACATCGACCGGGCCCAGCGTTCGCGCGCCTTTCACAAGGTGGTGGAGCAGGGCAAGCGCCTGCTCGATCAAGGCATCTGGGTCATCATGTTTCCCGAAGGCACACGTGTCAATCGCGGAGAAGTGGGAGAGTACAAGACCGGCGCCGCCCGTCTGGCCATCATGACGGGCGCGCCCGTGGTGCCGATTGCCGTTACCTCGGCCAAGTGCTGGCCGCGCAAGGCATTCATCAAAAAGCCTGGCGTGGTGGATGTGTCCATCGGCAAGCCCATTGCTTCAGCGGGTCGCAAGCATGATGAACTGATGGCCGAAGTCGAGGCCTGGATAGAGTCCGAAATGCAGCGCCTGGACCCTGAGGCTTATCGTAAATAA
- a CDS encoding D-glycero-alpha-D-manno-heptose-1,7-bisphosphate 7-phosphatase translates to MKIAILDRDGTLNQWGAQGFIGRPDEWVAVPSALEAVSRLNRAGWHVVVATNQPGLGRGLFDVIELNAVHAKMHREMAAVGARVEAVFFCPHAPDEDCQCRKPGVALFEQIADRYGAEGHEIWAIGSGVEHLQAGQALGAHLVFVESTARPECSSDADLPEGSERYPDLEAVVNRLLPLGGGEDAQPLDSAPAPH, encoded by the coding sequence GGGTGCCCAAGGCTTCATTGGACGGCCCGATGAATGGGTTGCAGTCCCCAGTGCACTGGAGGCGGTTTCGCGTCTGAACCGTGCCGGCTGGCATGTGGTGGTTGCCACCAATCAGCCGGGACTGGGCCGCGGACTGTTCGATGTGATCGAGCTCAATGCCGTGCATGCCAAGATGCACCGGGAGATGGCCGCTGTCGGCGCGCGCGTGGAAGCCGTGTTTTTTTGCCCCCATGCTCCCGATGAAGACTGCCAGTGCCGCAAACCCGGCGTAGCGCTGTTCGAACAGATTGCCGATCGCTACGGTGCGGAAGGCCATGAGATCTGGGCCATTGGTAGCGGTGTCGAGCATTTGCAGGCGGGCCAGGCTCTGGGTGCCCATCTGGTGTTTGTGGAGTCCACTGCCAGGCCCGAGTGCAGCAGCGATGCCGATCTTCCCGAAGGCAGCGAGCGCTATCCCGACCTGGAGGCCGTGGTGAATAGGCTGCTGCCGCTTGGGGGGGGTGAAGATGCTCAGCCCCTGGATTCGGCGCCTGCCCCACATTGA